A part of Rhodamnia argentea isolate NSW1041297 chromosome 8, ASM2092103v1, whole genome shotgun sequence genomic DNA contains:
- the LOC115737882 gene encoding heat shock 70 kDa protein 14-like: MSVVGFDFGNESCIVAVARQRGIDVVLNDESKRETPAIVCFGEKQRFIGTAGAASTMMNPKNSISQIKRLIGRKFSDPELQRDLQSWPFQVTEGPEGYPLIHARYLGEARTYTPTQVLGMMFSNLKGIAEKNLNTAVVDCCIGIPVYFTDLQRRAVLDAATIAGLHPLRLMHETTATALAYGIYKTDLPESDPLNVAFVDIGHASMQVCIAGFKKGQLKILAHSYDRSLGGRDFDEVLFHHFAAKFKEQYKIDVYQNPRACLRLRAACEKLKKMLSANPEAPLNIECLMDEKDVRGFIKRDEFEQISAPILERVKGPLQKALADAGLAVENVHMVEVVGSGSRVPAVIKILTEFFGKEPRRTMNASECVSRGCALECAILSPTFKVREFQVHESFPFSVGLSWKNSAAETQDGAADNQQTTIVFPKGNPIPSIKALTFYRSGTFTVDVHYVDGSELQASSKISSYTIGPFQCSKSERAKLKVKVRLNLHGIVSVESATLLEEEEVEVPVTKDGAQEVNKMDTDATPSDAAPPASAEADVNTQDEKGAADAPGGENGVPETGEKAVQMETDNKNEAPKKKVKKTNVPVVEVVYGALSSGDLQKAVEKEFEMALQDRVMEETKDKKNAVEAYVYDMRNKLNDKYHDFVTDSEREELIAKLQEVEDWLYEEGEDETKGVYVAKLEELKKQGDPIEERYKDHMQRGSVIDQLVYCINSYREAAMSNDPKFDHIDLSEKQKVLNECVEAEAWLRDKRQQQDSLPKHAPPVLLSAEIRKKAESLDRFCRPIMMKPKPAKPVTPEAPPQPAQGAEQQPQGDVNADANASANPDEASGTGDVPPASGDPMDTDKSEAPPSS, translated from the exons ATGAGCGTGGTGGGCTTTGACTTTGGGAACGAGAGTTGCATTGTCGCTGTTGCAAGGCAAAGGGGGATTGATGTCGTGCTCAATGATGAGTCCAAACGCGAAACTCCTGCCATCGTCTGCTTTGGTGAGAAGCAGCGGTTTATTGGGACTGCAGGAGCTGCTTCTACCATGATGAACCCCAAAAATTCTATCTCCCAGATAAAGCGGTTAATTGGACGGAAATTCTCAGATCCCGAGCTGCAGAGGGATCTGCAGTCATGGCCTTTCCAAGTTACTGAGGGCCCTGAGGGTTATCCTCTGATACATGCAAGATATCTCGGAGAAGCAAGGACATATACCCCAACCCAAGTACTTGGCATGATGTTCTCTAATCTCAAGGGTATTGCTGAGAAGAATCTAAATACGGCAGTGGTGGATTGTTGCATTGGGATTCCAGTTTACTTTACGGACCTCCAGAGAAGAGCAGTCTTAGATGCGGCTACCATTGCAGGCTTACACCCTCTTCGGTTAATGCATGAAACCACTGCGACTGCCCTGGCTTATGGCATTTACAAGACTGATTTGCCAGAAAGCGACCCGCTTAATGTTGCTTTTGTAGACATTGGTCACGCAAGCATGCAAGTCTGCATTGCAGGATTTAAAAAAGGGCAGTTAAAAATCCTGGCTCACTCTTATGATCGATCTCTGGGTGGCAGAGATTTTGATGAGGTTTTGTTCCACCATTTCGCTGCGAAGTTTAAGGAGCAGTACAAGATCGATGTTTACCAGAATCCTAGAGCTTGTCTTCGACTTAGGGCTGCCTGTGAGAAGCTCAAGAAAATGCTCAGTGCAAATCCAGAGGCGCCTTTGAATATTGAGTGCTTAATGGATGAGAAGGATGTCAGAGGGTTTATCAAGAGGGATGAGTTTGAACAGATCAGCGCCCCAATTTTGGAGCGAGTTAAAGGGCCTTTGCAGAAGGCTCTTGCAGATGCTGGTCTTGCAGTCGAGAATGTACATATGGTTGAGGTTGTCGGTTCTGGATCTCGCGTTCCTGCTGTCATTAAGATTTTGACGGAATTTTTCGGGAAGGAGCCTAGGCGAACAATGAATGCAAGTGAGTGTGTTTCCAGGGGGTGTGCTTTGGAGTGTGCAATCCTTAGCCCGACCTTCAAAGTGCGAGAATTCCAG GTACACGAAAGCTTTCCATTCTCCGTTGGCTTGTCATGGAAAAATTCCGCGGCAGAAACTCAGGATGGGGCTGCCGATAATCAGCAAACGACTATTGTATTTCCTAAAGGAAATCCAATACCCAGTATCAAGGCTTTAACTTTCTATAGATCCGGAACATTCACTGTTGATGTCCACTACGTTGATGGCAGCGAACTGCAAGCTTCTTCGAAGATAAGCTCATACACG ATTGGCCCCTTTCAATGTTCAAAAAGTGAACGCGCCAAGCTGAAGGTGAAGGTCCGACTAAATCTCCATGGAATCGTGTCTGTTGAGTCTGCAACA CTCTTGGAAGAAGAGGAAGTGGAAGTTCCAGTTACAAAGGATGGAGCTCAAGAGGTGAATAAGATGGACACCGATGCAACCCCTAGCGACGCTGCTCCCCCTGCTTCTGCTGAAGCTGATGTAAACACGCAAGATGAAAAAGGTGCTGCTGATGCTCCTGGGGGAGAAAATGGTGTTCCTGAGACAGGAGAGAAGGCTGTACAGATGGAAACTGATAACAAG AATGAGGCTccaaagaagaaggtgaagaaaaCAAATGTCCCTGTGGTAGAGGTGGTATACGGTGCATTGTCATCAGGAGACTTGCAGAAGGCAGTCGAGAAGGAATTTGAGATGGCTTTGCAAGATCGGGTCATGGAAGAgacaaaagacaagaaaaatgcTGTGGAAGCTTATGTCTACGATATGAGGAACAAG CTGAACGATAAGTACCATGATTTTGTCACGGATTCAGAAAGAGAAGAGTTAATTGCTAAACTTCAGGAGGTGGAAGATTGGTTATACGAGGAAGGTGAAGATGAAACGAAAGGTGTCTATGTTGCAAAGCTTGAGGAACTTAAAAAG CAAGGTGATCCTATAGAAGAGCGTTACAAGGATCACATGCAAAGAGGATCGGTGATAGATCAACTTGTTTATTGTATAAATAGCTACAGAGAAGCAGCCATGTCGAATgatcccaaatttgatcacattGATCTCTCTGAGAAGCAGAAG GTCTTGAATGAATGTGTGGAAGCAGAAGCCTGGCTAAGAGACAAGCGGCAGCAGCAGGATTCTCTTCCTAAACATGCTCCTCCAGTTCTCTTGTCAGCTGAAATAAGGAAGAAAGCAGAGTCGTTGGACAG GTTCTGCCGGCCAATAATGATGAAACCAAAGCCTGCCAAGCCTGTTACTCCGGAGGCCCCCCCTCAGCCTGCTCAGGGTGCGGAGCAGCAACCTCAAGGTGATGTCAATGCCGATGCCAATGCAAGTGCTAACCCTGATGAGGCTTCTGGGACTGGGGATGTACCACCTGCTTCCGGGGACCCAATGGATACCGATAAGTCTGAGGCACCTCCCTCTTCTTAG
- the LOC115737893 gene encoding uncharacterized protein LOC115737893: MDQSKPDPNPPLPPQGFYYTPLPPQPHDPHDVALPLYYPRRRRCTNTCVLLSISSLVLSAALAYVLWPSDPDLKITRLWPTRVRIRTLPVLVVDISMVATIRVRNADAYWMDIGRLDVAVGYRGRMLGRVRSGGGHVTAFGSSYVDAELELDGVEVLAEAAPLIEDLAKGRVPFVTLTEVEGQLGLWFFRFPLKAQVSCEVLVNTKNRTIVRQSCYPERLGRSMT; encoded by the exons ATGGATCAgtccaaacccgacccgaatCCTCCGCTACCGCCACAGGGCTTCTACTACACTCCCTTGCCACCCCAGCCCCACGACCCACACGACGTCGCTTTGCCGCTTTACTATCCCCGCCGGCGACGCTGTACGAACACCTGCGTGCTCCTGTCCATCTCGTCCCTCGTTTTGTCAGCCGCGCTCGCGTACGTCCTCTGGCCGTCGGACCCGGACCTCAAGATCACGCGGCTTTGGCCGACCCGGGTCCGGATCCGGACCCTGCCCGTCCTGGTCGTGGACATATCCATGGTGGCCACGATCCGGGTGAGGAACGCCGACGCGTACTGGATGGACATCGGGAGGCTCGACGTGGCGGTCGGGTACAGGGGGAGGATGCTGGGCCGCGTGAGGTCGGGCGGGGGTCACGTGACGGCGTTCGGGTCGTCCTACGTGGACGCTGAGCTGGAGCTGGACGGGGTCGAGGTCCTGGCGGAGGCGGCGCCCTTGATCGAGGACCTGGCGAAGGGGAGGGTGCCGTTTGTTACCCTGACGGAGGTGGAGGGACAGCTTGGGCTTTGGTTCTTCAGGTTCCCTTTGAAG GCGCAAGTATCATGTGAGGTACTGGTCAATACAAAGAACCGAACGATTGTTCGTCAAAGCTGCTATCCTGAG CGACTAGGACGTTCGATGACATAA